The nucleotide window CCCGGGCGTCGGCAAGGTCCGCGCGCAGCAGACCATGGAACGACTGGAGATCGCCCCCAGCCGTCGCCTTCGCGGCCTCGGCGACCGGCAGCGCAAGGCGCTGCTGGCCGAGTTCAGCGGCGAGTGAACGGCGCCGGTCGTGACTACCCGGTGAACCGGGGCGCCGACCGCGGCAGTGAGCCGGTGACGGGGGACCTCCCCCGGCACCGGCTCACCGTCGTATCGGGGCCTTCGGGAGTCGGGAAGTCGAGCGTGGTGGGCGAACTGCGGAAGCTGGAGCCCGACGTCTGGTTCAGCGTTTCGGTCACCACGCGCAAGCCGCGTCCCGGCGAAGTCGACGGGGCGCACTACCACTTCGTCGACCGCGCGGAGTTCGACGCGATGATCGCCGACGGCAGGCTGCTGGAATGGGCCGAGTTCGCCGGCAACTGCTACGGCACCCCGCGCGAGCCGGTCGAGAAGGCCCTCGCCGAAGGGCGGCCCGCGGTGCTCGAGATCGAGCTGCAGGGTGCCCGCCAGGTCCGCGCGGCCATGCCGGAGGCCCGGCTGGTGATGCTGATGCCGCCGTCGTGGGAGGAACTGGTCGGCAGGCTCACCGGGCGCGGCACCGAAACCGAGGCCGCGGTGCAGGCCCGGCTGGCCGAGGCGGAGCGCGAGCTGGCGGCCGCGGGGGAGTTCGACCACCGCGTCGTCAACGCCGACGTGCGGGCGGCCGCGGAGCACTTGCTAAACTTGATTACTGATCAGTCTTCCGAAGATGCGGAGCACCACGAGTGACCACCCAGGCAATCTTGACCGAAGAGCTCGAGGGCATCACCAACCCGCCGATCGACGACCTGCTCGAAAAGGTCAGCTCGAAGTACGCGCTGGTGATCTACTCGGCCAAGCGTGCCCGCCAGATCAACGACTACTACGCCCAGCTGGGCGAGGGCCTGCTCGAGTACGTCGGCCCGCTCGTCGAGCCGGGCCCGCGCGAGAAGCCGCTCTCGATCGCGCTGCGCGAGATCCACGGCGGCCTGCTCGAGCACACCGAGGGTGAGTAAACCCCGCGTCGTCCTGGGCGTGGGCGGCGGCATCGCCGCCTACAAGGCCTGTGAGGTGCTGCGCGGGCTGACCGAATCCGGTCACGACGTCCGCGTGGTCCCCACCGAAGCCGCGCTGAACTTCGTCGGCGCGGCCACCTTCGAAGCCCTCTCCGGTCACCCCGTGCACACGGGCGTGTTCACCGAGGTGCCCGAGGTCCAGCACGTCCGCGTCGGCAAGGAGGCCGATCTCGTCCTGGTCGTCCCGGCCACG belongs to Amycolatopsis tolypomycina and includes:
- the gmk gene encoding guanylate kinase; amino-acid sequence: MNGAGRDYPVNRGADRGSEPVTGDLPRHRLTVVSGPSGVGKSSVVGELRKLEPDVWFSVSVTTRKPRPGEVDGAHYHFVDRAEFDAMIADGRLLEWAEFAGNCYGTPREPVEKALAEGRPAVLEIELQGARQVRAAMPEARLVMLMPPSWEELVGRLTGRGTETEAAVQARLAEAERELAAAGEFDHRVVNADVRAAAEHLLNLITDQSSEDAEHHE
- the rpoZ gene encoding DNA-directed RNA polymerase subunit omega; this translates as MTTQAILTEELEGITNPPIDDLLEKVSSKYALVIYSAKRARQINDYYAQLGEGLLEYVGPLVEPGPREKPLSIALREIHGGLLEHTEGE